The window AGGTCATCCTCGACGTCGTCTACAACCACACCAGCGAGGGCAACCAGAACGGGCCGACGATCAGCTTCCGGGGCATGGCCAACGAGGCCTACTACCACCTCGTCCCCCACGACCGGCAGTACTACATGGACTTCTCGGGCTGCGGGAACACGTTCAACGCCAACCACCCGGTGGTGACCAAGTACATCATCGAGTCGCTCGAGTACTGGGTCACGGAGTGCCACGTCGACGGCTTCCGCTTCGACCTCGGGTCGGTCCTGTCCCGGGGCCCGGACGGCGGGCCGATGGACGTGCCGCCGGTCCTCTGGAACATCGAGCTCTCCAAGATCCTCTCCGAGACCAAGGTGATCGCCGAGGCGTGGGACGCCGGCGGCCTCTACCAGGTGGGGCGCTTCCCCGGGGAGCGTTGGTGTGAGTGGAACGGCCCCTACCGGGACGACATCCGCCGCTTCCTCCGGGGCGAGCCCGGCATCATCCCCGCCGTCGCCACCCGCATCGCCGGCAGCGAGGATCTGTTCGGCGCCCAGGGCGAGAAGCCCAGCAACAGCATCAACTTCATCACCTGCCACGACGGCTTCACCCTCAACGACCTCGTCAGCTACAACACCAAGCACAACGAAGCGAACGGCGAGCAGAACCGGGACGGCTCCGACGACAACCGGAGCTGGAACTGCGGGGTGGAAGGGCCCACCGACGATCCCGACATCGAGGCGCTCCGGAACCGCCAGGTGAAGAACGCGGTGACGATCCTCCTGCTGAGCCGGGGCACGCCGATGCTCCTCGGCGGTGACGAGTTCCGCCGCACCCAGCGGGGCAACAACAACGCCTACTGCCAGGACAGCGAGATCAGCTGGTTCGACTGGTCCCAGGCCGAGGAGAACGCCGAGATGGTGCGGTTCTTCAGCCTCATGGTCGACTTCCGCAAGCGCTTCCCCACCCTCCGCCACGACGAGTTCTACAGCGGCGCCCTCAACGCCCGGGGACTGCCCGACGTCGCCTGGCACGGATGCCGGCTCAACGAGCCGGGCTGGACCGATCCCCTCTGCCGCGTGCTGGCGTTCACCCTCGCCGGCCTCCACGACGAGCCGGACCTCCACGTCATGCTGAACATGTACGACCTCGGGCTCGACTTCGAGCTCCCCCAGATCGAGGGTCGCAGCTGGGCCCTCGCCGTCGACACCGCCAAACCGTCGCCTGCCGACATCGCCGAGCCGGGGTCCGAGGTCCCGGTGGAAGGCACCATCCATCACGTCTACGGACGCAGCGCCGTCGTGCTCGTCTCTCAAGCAGGAGGAAAGGTCAGCCCATGACCGCCAACGTCGACTTCACCTTCTCCGACACCATCGCCGGCTACGTCACCGGCTACGACGACGAGACCGACTCGTTCGGCCTGCGGACAAGCGATGGCCGGGAGTTCCAGGCCTACTTCACCCCGAACACCTACTCCCAGGCCATGCGCAACTTCGGCGAGGCCTACCTCGACACCACCGGCCAGATGCGCGACATGCTCGTGCCCGAGCGCTACCTCTTCGCCTACGGGATCTTCTACCCGGGCGAGGGCGACGGCCTGCGGTTCGAGGTCAAGTCGATCATCTTCCCGGCCATTCACGGCAAGGAGCTGATCTTCGAGCAGCCCCGCTGGTGGGTGAACCAGGCCCGGTTCATCGGCGACTTCTACCTGCGGGGCCAGTTCCCCGACGGCAACTACGACTGGCGCAACTACCGCACCAAGCTCTCGCTGTCGGGCACCCACACACCGGACTACATCGCCCCCGACTTCCGCCAGGAGACCGACACGATCTCCCGGCTGGTCTACGGCCTGGCCACCGCCTACCTCCTCACCGGTGAGGACCGGTTCCTCCAAGCGGCGGAGAGCGGCACCGAGTACCTGCGCGAGCACATGCGGGCCACCAACGAGGCCGAGGGGATCGTGTACTGGTACCACGGCATCGACGTGTCGGGCACCAGCCAGCGCAAGATCTTCACCTCCGAGTTCGGCGACGACTACGACGCCATCCCGATGTACGAGCAGATCTACGCCCTCGCCGGCCCCACCCAGACCTACCGCGTCACCGGCGACCCCCGCATCCTCAGCGAC is drawn from Actinomycetota bacterium and contains these coding sequences:
- a CDS encoding alpha-amylase family glycosyl hydrolase, with amino-acid sequence YDPYGHFAPQSSYCVEPEEGAHLTEFRDMVKALHKEGIEVILDVVYNHTSEGNQNGPTISFRGMANEAYYHLVPHDRQYYMDFSGCGNTFNANHPVVTKYIIESLEYWVTECHVDGFRFDLGSVLSRGPDGGPMDVPPVLWNIELSKILSETKVIAEAWDAGGLYQVGRFPGERWCEWNGPYRDDIRRFLRGEPGIIPAVATRIAGSEDLFGAQGEKPSNSINFITCHDGFTLNDLVSYNTKHNEANGEQNRDGSDDNRSWNCGVEGPTDDPDIEALRNRQVKNAVTILLLSRGTPMLLGGDEFRRTQRGNNNAYCQDSEISWFDWSQAEENAEMVRFFSLMVDFRKRFPTLRHDEFYSGALNARGLPDVAWHGCRLNEPGWTDPLCRVLAFTLAGLHDEPDLHVMLNMYDLGLDFELPQIEGRSWALAVDTAKPSPADIAEPGSEVPVEGTIHHVYGRSAVVLVSQAGGKVSP
- a CDS encoding N-acyl-D-glucosamine 2-epimerase, whose translation is MTANVDFTFSDTIAGYVTGYDDETDSFGLRTSDGREFQAYFTPNTYSQAMRNFGEAYLDTTGQMRDMLVPERYLFAYGIFYPGEGDGLRFEVKSIIFPAIHGKELIFEQPRWWVNQARFIGDFYLRGQFPDGNYDWRNYRTKLSLSGTHTPDYIAPDFRQETDTISRLVYGLATAYLLTGEDRFLQAAESGTEYLREHMRATNEAEGIVYWYHGIDVSGTSQRKIFTSEFGDDYDAIPMYEQIYALAGPTQTYRVTGDPRILSDIEKTITLFDRFYKDPEKGGYFSHLDPINLDPRSDSLRSNRARKNWNSVGDHAPAYLINAVIATGRKDLEDFLVQTGDTIAVHFPDDVHSPFVQERFHEDWSHDRKWGWQQDSAVVGHNLKIAWNLMRIHHLRPNDEYVALANKIADTMP